The Verrucomicrobiia bacterium genome includes a window with the following:
- the priA gene encoding primosomal protein N' translates to MIARVTLEIALRREFDYLVPSEMEGQVEVGTRVKVPFGPRQVMGVVTLVLDDSPHTNLRAIAKVIGKQSLVTPKVLQLARWIGEYYCCAPEIALKSVLPEAVRKEQEGWRERLVVRLLQIHGEPPKLSKRQQDLINVIEEWREIPLQKLVELAGTTPDTIRRLEDKGLVVIENQISERDPYEHENILPTDKLTLNAEQEKALAAINGALDQCAAGFQPAVGAGGRSQALPKETEEELLVGSKLKGGNSVQESCASADAADCRLESGSTGSRASSEAQNEDTESLFFDPKAEKGGHRGALPHWRQGAKLYFVTFRLEDSVAQQQLQVWQEEKTVWESFHPKPWSEKTQAEYSRRFTSRMEDLLDAGYGSCALAESRVGEVVENALKHFDGDRYSLGDYVVMPNHVHVLLQPGDGVELSDILYSWKSFTAKEINRILNRKGMFWRDESFDHIVRSGAQWAKFKRYIQDNPVKARLKSGFKIGKGNLVDIGDVIQLTENKGAAKQSAAGFQPAVGTGGRNQALPKETEGELLVGPKPKGGKTVQESRDSANVADCRLESGSTGLPASSNQGPTTFLLHGVTGSGKTEVYLQALAHTLEQGKGAIVLVPEISLTPQTVERFKARFSSGKCQTLVAVLHSHLSSGERHDEWHKIRQGRARIVIGARSAIFAPVDPLGLIIVDEEHEYSYKQEEAPRYHARDVAVYRGQMEGAVVVLGSATPSMESYYNVKRGKYQLLEMPTRADDKKMPIVRVIDMRSEAKKEKGIPIFSNRLKEAMHQRLEKKEQTILFLNRRGYSSSLQCPKCGYVAQCPHCSVSLTYHRRAQELRCHICGHFAPAPARCPNNECRDPAIRYAGLGTEKVEETLGKLFPNASIRRMDSDTLKRKEDYRTILGEFRRGKIDILVGTQMIAKGLHFPNVTLVGIIYADLGLHLADFRAGERTFQLLTQVSGRAGRGDVEGEVVVQAFTPFHPAIQYARRHDYIGFYEQEIEFREQLKYPPLSRVALLTMKGRNEDKVQFSADHLRKQLETKFKGWSDLVIAGPAPAPLARAETFYRYQIMLRTKAMSKLSKMLAEMLENQEWPDDITVAVDIDPVDLI, encoded by the coding sequence ATGATCGCCCGGGTCACATTGGAAATCGCCTTGCGGCGCGAGTTTGACTACCTCGTCCCTTCCGAGATGGAAGGGCAAGTGGAAGTCGGCACGCGCGTAAAGGTCCCCTTTGGCCCGCGCCAAGTCATGGGAGTTGTGACATTGGTTCTGGATGACTCTCCGCACACGAATCTGCGCGCCATCGCCAAGGTCATAGGCAAGCAATCCCTCGTGACGCCGAAGGTTCTCCAGCTCGCTCGCTGGATCGGTGAATACTACTGCTGCGCCCCCGAGATCGCGCTTAAGAGCGTGTTGCCTGAAGCTGTTCGCAAGGAGCAGGAAGGTTGGCGCGAACGCTTAGTGGTGCGCCTGCTGCAAATCCACGGAGAACCACCAAAACTCTCCAAGCGTCAGCAAGACCTCATCAATGTCATCGAAGAATGGCGTGAAATCCCGTTACAAAAGCTGGTGGAACTTGCTGGCACTACGCCCGACACCATCCGTCGCCTTGAAGACAAAGGCTTGGTCGTCATCGAAAACCAGATCTCCGAACGCGATCCCTACGAGCACGAAAACATCCTGCCCACCGACAAGCTGACGCTAAATGCCGAACAGGAGAAAGCATTAGCGGCAATCAATGGGGCATTGGACCAATGTGCTGCCGGATTCCAGCCGGCAGTAGGGGCGGGTGGCCGAAGCCAAGCGTTACCCAAGGAAACAGAGGAGGAACTTTTAGTTGGTTCGAAGCTCAAAGGTGGGAATTCAGTTCAAGAGTCGTGTGCTTCTGCGGACGCCGCGGACTGCCGGCTGGAATCCGGCAGCACGGGGTCGCGTGCTTCGTCGGAGGCTCAAAATGAAGACACTGAATCCCTTTTTTTTGATCCCAAGGCGGAGAAAGGGGGGCATCGTGGTGCATTGCCGCACTGGCGGCAGGGAGCAAAACTTTATTTCGTCACCTTTCGTCTGGAAGATTCAGTGGCGCAGCAGCAATTGCAGGTATGGCAGGAAGAGAAAACGGTTTGGGAATCATTCCACCCCAAACCGTGGAGTGAGAAAACTCAAGCTGAGTATAGCCGCCGCTTCACGTCTAGAATGGAGGATCTTTTGGACGCAGGTTATGGCTCTTGCGCGTTGGCTGAATCACGCGTTGGAGAGGTGGTGGAAAATGCGCTTAAGCACTTTGATGGGGATCGTTACAGCTTAGGTGATTACGTAGTGATGCCGAATCATGTGCATGTGTTATTGCAGCCGGGTGATGGAGTGGAACTCAGTGATATTTTATACTCTTGGAAATCTTTTACAGCCAAAGAGATCAACCGAATTTTAAACCGCAAAGGTATGTTTTGGCGGGATGAATCGTTCGATCACATCGTCAGGAGCGGAGCACAATGGGCTAAATTTAAACGATATATCCAAGACAACCCAGTCAAGGCACGGCTAAAATCGGGCTTCAAAATTGGCAAAGGCAATCTGGTAGATATCGGGGATGTTATCCAGTTGACCGAGAATAAAGGAGCCGCGAAGCAAAGTGCTGCCGGATTCCAGCCGGCAGTCGGGACTGGTGGCCGAAACCAAGCGTTACCCAAAGAAACAGAGGGGGAACTTTTAGTTGGTCCGAAGCCCAAAGGCGGAAAGACAGTCCAAGAGTCACGTGATTCGGCGAACGTCGCGGACTGCCGGCTGGAATCCGGCAGCACGGGGCTTCCTGCTTCGTCGAACCAAGGACCAACCACTTTCCTCCTGCACGGCGTGACGGGTAGCGGTAAGACAGAGGTTTATCTTCAAGCCCTTGCCCACACCTTGGAGCAGGGGAAGGGCGCGATCGTTCTCGTTCCGGAAATCTCGCTCACGCCGCAAACGGTCGAGCGTTTCAAAGCGCGCTTCAGTTCTGGTAAGTGCCAGACACTTGTAGCCGTGTTGCACAGTCATCTCTCCTCCGGTGAGCGTCATGATGAGTGGCATAAGATTCGTCAGGGCAGGGCACGTATCGTGATCGGCGCACGCTCCGCCATTTTCGCACCCGTTGATCCACTCGGACTCATCATCGTGGATGAGGAGCACGAGTATTCATATAAACAGGAAGAAGCACCGCGTTATCACGCACGCGATGTCGCTGTCTATCGCGGCCAGATGGAAGGTGCCGTTGTCGTGCTAGGTTCCGCCACCCCTTCGATGGAGAGTTACTACAATGTGAAGCGTGGCAAGTATCAGCTCCTGGAGATGCCCACGCGCGCGGACGATAAGAAGATGCCCATCGTGCGCGTCATCGACATGCGCTCCGAAGCGAAGAAGGAGAAGGGGATACCGATCTTTTCGAATCGCTTGAAAGAAGCGATGCATCAGCGGCTCGAGAAAAAAGAGCAAACGATTCTTTTCCTCAATCGCCGTGGTTACTCTTCCTCGCTGCAATGTCCGAAGTGCGGTTACGTGGCGCAATGTCCGCATTGCAGCGTTTCACTCACGTATCATCGGCGGGCTCAGGAATTGCGCTGTCACATCTGCGGTCACTTTGCACCTGCGCCAGCGCGTTGCCCGAATAATGAGTGCCGTGATCCGGCCATCCGTTACGCGGGTCTTGGTACAGAGAAGGTGGAAGAGACGCTCGGTAAACTTTTTCCCAATGCGAGCATCCGTCGCATGGACTCGGATACGTTGAAGCGTAAGGAAGATTACCGCACCATCCTTGGAGAGTTCCGTCGTGGAAAGATCGATATCCTCGTGGGCACGCAGATGATCGCGAAGGGCCTGCATTTCCCGAATGTCACGCTCGTGGGCATCATCTACGCGGACCTTGGATTACACCTTGCGGATTTCAGGGCGGGTGAGCGGACGTTCCAATTGCTCACCCAAGTATCAGGTCGCGCTGGTCGCGGTGATGTGGAGGGCGAAGTCGTGGTGCAAGCCTTCACGCCGTTTCATCCCGCCATCCAATATGCACGCCGCCACGATTACATCGGCTTTTACGAACAGGAGATAGAGTTCCGCGAGCAGTTGAAATACCCGCCGCTGAGCCGCGTGGCCTTGCTGACGATGAAAGGGCGGAATGAGGACAAGGTGCAGTTCTCCGCCGATCATCTGCGGAAGCAACTGGAGACGAAATTCAAAGGCTGGTCGGATCTCGTCATCGCCGGTCCAGCGCCTGCGCCGTTGGCGCGTGCCGAAACATTTTATCGCTACCAGATCATGTTGCGGACGAAGGCCATGAGCAAACTGAGCAAGATGCTCGCGGAAATGTTGGAGAACCAAGAATGGCCGGATGATATTACCGTGGCTGTGGATATCGACCCCGTGGACTTGATTTAA
- a CDS encoding RNA-binding protein produces MISNERPSPYGYRPSHGHHSHSHHHHSHSGPKPPSNEETLRTEKIQIERKTFIMTLKENPRGRFLRITEDVGGRRDTIIIPATGLEDFKKVVEEMVNTSAETPLKTEAPEEGVD; encoded by the coding sequence ATGATTTCAAACGAACGCCCCTCGCCTTACGGTTACCGGCCGTCTCACGGGCACCATTCCCACTCGCATCATCATCACTCGCACTCCGGCCCCAAGCCGCCCTCCAACGAGGAAACGTTGCGCACGGAAAAGATCCAGATCGAGCGCAAGACGTTCATCATGACGTTGAAGGAAAATCCGCGTGGCCGTTTCCTGCGCATCACGGAAGATGTTGGCGGACGCCGTGATACGATCATCATCCCGGCGACCGGCCTGGAAGACTTCAAAAAAGTGGTGGAAGAGATGGTGAACACCTCGGCGGAAACGCCGCTGAAGACGGAAGCGCCAGAAGAAGGCGTCGATTAA
- a CDS encoding YhjD/YihY/BrkB family envelope integrity protein, whose translation MGNKLADWWAKWRAEIEALLDERSLFGKGERGVTPLQQFCHFWLMVGRNFLDNRCPVRASALAYATLLALIPLLAVSIGVSATFLKSAKFEKETKISQATNTVDITGSTNVVIIENKGTNEVTVLSGPASDDPVQKMVNTLVDEIAPQLGLITDTRDKTASDARAEVVKKINEFISNIHSGTLGVTGTIALIAVAILLLSNIETTFNDIWGVTHGRNWVSRAVQYWAVITLGPLFMVLALGVTVSSRFVFIRSKMQAWPIMSEMFFTLVPLIVLIIIFTVFYQLIPNTKVKPSAAFIGGLVGGGLWTANSTFNVLFASKVITASKVYGSLGAIPVFLSGLYFSWLILLFGAQVAYAFQNRQTYMQERQAETIHQRGREFVAFRIMELVGERFALGLKAPSITVLAQHMEVPTRLVTQLLQPLVAAKLVNEVGNGETGYTPARPIERITCADILDALRSGNGHGIETKDDYARDPVRTDFDIIQNAEQKTASEITVADLVKHAEVRRKEEEARIAAKPKDEKAWKEGAEERAKKLKEKV comes from the coding sequence ATGGGCAATAAATTGGCTGATTGGTGGGCGAAGTGGCGCGCGGAGATCGAGGCGTTGCTGGATGAGCGCAGTCTCTTCGGCAAGGGCGAGCGCGGGGTCACTCCTTTGCAGCAGTTCTGCCATTTCTGGTTGATGGTGGGGCGCAACTTTTTGGATAACCGGTGTCCAGTGCGCGCGTCTGCCCTGGCTTATGCGACTTTGTTGGCACTCATTCCTCTATTGGCGGTGAGTATCGGTGTGTCAGCGACGTTTCTGAAGAGTGCGAAGTTTGAGAAGGAGACGAAGATCAGTCAGGCGACGAATACGGTGGATATCACGGGATCGACGAATGTGGTGATCATCGAGAACAAGGGGACGAATGAGGTGACGGTGCTGTCTGGTCCGGCCTCGGATGATCCGGTGCAGAAGATGGTGAATACGCTGGTGGATGAGATCGCGCCGCAACTGGGCCTGATCACGGATACGCGGGATAAGACGGCATCTGATGCGCGGGCGGAGGTGGTGAAGAAGATCAATGAGTTCATCTCGAACATTCACAGCGGCACTCTAGGTGTGACGGGCACGATCGCATTGATCGCGGTGGCGATCCTCCTACTGAGCAATATCGAGACGACGTTCAATGATATCTGGGGGGTGACGCATGGGCGGAATTGGGTATCGCGTGCGGTGCAGTATTGGGCGGTGATCACGTTGGGACCGCTTTTCATGGTGCTGGCACTAGGCGTGACGGTGTCGTCGCGGTTCGTGTTCATCCGGAGCAAGATGCAGGCGTGGCCCATCATGTCGGAGATGTTTTTCACATTGGTGCCGCTGATCGTATTGATCATCATTTTCACGGTGTTCTATCAATTGATCCCGAACACGAAGGTGAAGCCGAGTGCAGCGTTCATCGGTGGCTTAGTGGGTGGCGGGCTCTGGACGGCGAACAGCACGTTCAACGTATTGTTCGCGAGCAAGGTGATCACGGCGAGCAAGGTGTATGGGTCGCTGGGAGCGATCCCGGTGTTTTTGAGCGGTCTGTATTTTTCGTGGCTCATTCTGCTCTTTGGCGCGCAGGTGGCGTATGCGTTCCAGAATCGCCAGACGTATATGCAGGAGCGGCAGGCGGAGACGATCCATCAGCGCGGGCGGGAGTTTGTGGCGTTCCGGATCATGGAGCTGGTCGGGGAACGGTTCGCGCTGGGGTTGAAGGCGCCTTCCATCACGGTGCTGGCGCAGCATATGGAGGTGCCGACGCGGTTGGTGACGCAGTTGTTGCAACCATTGGTGGCGGCAAAGCTGGTGAACGAAGTGGGTAATGGTGAGACGGGTTACACCCCTGCCCGGCCGATCGAGCGGATCACGTGTGCGGATATTTTGGATGCGTTGCGGTCGGGGAACGGGCATGGCATCGAGACGAAGGATGATTACGCACGCGATCCGGTAAGGACGGATTTCGACATCATCCAGAACGCAGAGCAGAAGACGGCGAGCGAGATAACAGTCGCGGACCTGGTGAAGCACGCAGAGGTACGGCGTAAGGAGGAGGAAGCACGGATCGCGGCCAAGCCGAAGGATGAGAAAGCGTGGAAGGAAGGGGCGGAGGAGCGGGCGAAGAAATTGAAGGAGAAGGTGTAA